One Zonotrichia albicollis isolate bZonAlb1 chromosome 25, bZonAlb1.hap1, whole genome shotgun sequence genomic window carries:
- the NPPA gene encoding natriuretic peptides A — translation MDTKGSFFYGFLLLLLIQLQPSRANPIYSLSPAKELASMEALLERLEDKFAMMEALESNPDLQEPKAQEEILPELTDDGDNQKAEPRLAPNTPLSYREPLLKGLRGLQMPRMMRDSGCFGRRIDRIGSLSGMGCNGYRRN, via the exons ATGGACACTAAAGGCTCATTTTTCTATGGcttccttttgctgctgctcatccagctccagcccagcagagccaacCCCATCTacagcctcagccctgccaaAGAACTGGCCAGCATGGAG GCTCTGCTGGAAAGACTGGAGGACAAGTTTGCAATGATGGAAGCCCTGGAGTCCAATCCTGACCTGCAGGAACCCAAAGCGCAGGAGGAGATCCTGCCGGAACTCACCGATGACGGCGACAACCAGAAGGCTGAACCCAGGCTGGCACCCAACACCCCCCTGTCCTACAGGGAGCCCCTCCTCAAGGGACTGAGGGGGCTGCAGATGCCCAGGATGATGAGGGATTCTGGCTGCTTTGGGAGGAGGATTGACAGGATTGGCTCCCTCAGTGGGATGGGCTGCAATG GTTACCGGAGGAATTAG
- the CLCN6 gene encoding H(+)/Cl(-) exchange transporter 6 isoform X1: protein MARCGCGAGLCCCCCGERESRTPEELTILGETHEEEDEILPRKDYESLDYDRCINDPYLEILESMDNKKAQRYEAVKWVLVFAIGVCTGLVGLFVDFFVRLFTQLKFQVVQSSVEECTEKGCLALSLLELLGFNLTFVFLASLLVLIQPVAAGSGIPEIKCYLNGVKVPGVVRLRTVVCKAAGVLFSVAGGLFVGKEGPMIHSGAVVGAGLPQFQSISLRKIQFNFPYFCSDRDKRDFVSAGAAAGVAAAFGAPIGGTLFSLEEGSSFWNQGLTWKVLFCSMAATFTLNFFRSGIQFGSWGSFQLPGLLNFGEFKCSESDKKCHLWTAVDLGFFILMGIVGGLLGATFNCLNKRLAKYRMRNVHPKPKLVRVLESLLVSLTTTVMVFVASMVLGECRQISSSRHGGNDTLSLQDISEDVNSSIKTFFCPNETYNDMATLFFNPQESAILQLFHQDGTFSPVTLSLFFLLYFLLSCWTYGISVPSGLFVPSLLCGAAFGRLVANLLKSYIGLDHIYSGTFALIGAAAFLGGVVRMTISLTVILIESTNEITYGLPIMITLMVAKWTGDFFNKGIYDIHVNLRGVPLLEWETGMEMDKLQASDIMEPNLTYVYPHTRIQSLVSILRTTVHHAFPVVTENRGNEREFMKGNQLISNNIKFKKSSILTRAGEQRKRSQSMKSYPSSELRNMCDEHIATEEPPEKEDLLQQMLERRYTPYPNLYPDQSPSEEWTMEERFRPLTFHGLILRSQLVTLLDRGVCYSESQSSASQPRLSHAEMLEDYPHYPDIHDLDLTLLNPRMIVDVTPYMNPSPFTVSPNTHVSQVFNLFRTMGLRHLPVVNAVGEVVGIITRHNLTHEFLQARLRQHYQTI, encoded by the exons ACGATCCTAGGAGAAACTCATGAAGAGGAGGATGAGATCCTTCCACGCAAAGACTATGAG AGCTTGGATTATGATCGCTGTATCAATGACCCCTACTTGGAAATTCTGGAAAGCATGGACAACAAG AAAGCCCAGAGATACGAAGCAGTGAAGTGGGTGCTGGTGTTTGCTATTGGAGTCTGTACAGGACTG GTGGGCCTCTTTGTAGATTTCTTCGTGAGACTCTTTACCCAGCTCAAGTTTCAGGTGGTACAAAGCT CGGTGGAGGAGTGCACTGAGAAAGGCTGCCTTGCCTTGTCCCTGTTGGAGCTGCTGGGGTTCAACCTGACCTTTGTTTTCCTTGCCAGTCTTCTGGTCCTGATCCAA CCTGTAGCAGCTGGGTCAGGAATTCCTGAAATTAAGTGCTACCTCAATGGAGTGAAGGTTCCCGGGGTTGTGCGCCTGCGGACCGTGGTGTGCAAAGCTGCAGGAGTGCTCTTCAGCGTGGCAGGAG GTCTTTTTGTCGGGAAGGAGGGGCCCATGATTCACAGTGGTGCTGTTGTGGGTGCAGGCTTGCCACAG TTCCAGAGCATCTCTTTGAGGAAGATCCAATTTAACTTTCCCTATTTCTGCAGTGACAG GGATAAAAGGGATTTTGTATccgctggagcagctgcaggggttgcagctgcctttggagcACCAATTGGAGGCACTCTTTTTAGTTTGGAAGAAGGTTCCTCCTTCTGGAACCAGGGACTTACATGGAAAGTG CTTTTCTGTTCCATGGCTGCCACTTTCACCTTGAATTTTTTCCGCTCTGGGATTCAGTTTGGAAGCTGGGGGTCTttccagctccctgggctgctgaacTTCGGAGAGTTTAAG TGCTCTGAGTCTGATAAGAAATGCCACCTCTGGACAGCTGTGGACCTGGGCTTCTTCATTCTGATGGGGATTGTAGGAGGCCTTCTTGGAGCCACCTTTAACTGCCTGAACAAGAGGCTTGCCAAGTACCGCATGCGCAATGTGCACCCCAAGCCAAAGCTGGTCAG AGTCTTGGAGAGCTTGCTTGTGTCATTGACCACCACTGTCATGGTCTTTGTGGCCTCCATGGTTCTGGGGGAATGCCGGCAGATATCTTCCAGCAGGCACGGTGGCAATGACACCCTGAGCCTGCAG GATATATCAGAGGATGTCAATTCAAGcatcaaaacatttttttgccCAAATGAAACCTACAATGACATGGCCACGCTCTTCTTCAACCCTCAGGAGTCAGCtatcctgcagctcttccaccAGGATG GTACTTTCAGCCCAGTCACCCTATCCCTGTTCTTCCTTCTCTATTTCTTACTCTCCTGCTGGACATATGGGATCTCTGTGCCCAGTGGTCTGTTTGTGCCATCACTGCTTTGTGGGGCTGCCTTCGGACGCCTGGTCGCCAACCTCCTCAAAAG TTACATTGGTCTGGATCACATCTACTCAGGAACCTTTGCACTGATTGGGGCAGCAGCATTCCTGGGAGGAGTGGTGCGCATGACCATCAGCCTGACTGTCATCCTCATTGAGTCCACCAATGAGATCACCTATGGGCTCCCCATAATGATCACCCTCATG GTAGCCAAGTGGACAGGAGACTTTTTCAACAAAGGCATCTATGACATCCATGTGAACTTGAGAGGAGTGCCTCTTCTGGAGTGGGAAACCGGGATGGAAATGGATAA GCTACAAGCCAGTGACATCATGGAGCCCAACCTGACGTACGTGTACCCCCACACCCGGATCCAGTCCCTTGTCAGCATCCTGCGCACCACTGTCCACCACGCCTTCCCTGTGGTGACAGAGAACAGGGGCAACGAGAGGGAGTTCATGAAGGGAAATCAGCTGATCAGTAACAACATCAAATTCAAG AAATCCAGCATCCTCACCCGGGCTGGAGAGCAGCGCAAGCGGAGCCAGTCCATGAAGTCGTACCCTTCGAGTGAGCTGCGTAACATGTGTGACGAGCACATAGCAACTGAGGAGCCTCCTGAAAAAGAGGATCTGCTGCAACAGATGCTGGAGAGAAG ATACACTCCTTACCCCAATCTGTACCCTGACCAGTCTCCCAGTGAGGAGTGGACCATGGAGGAACGCTTCAGACCCCTGACCTTCCATGGCTTGATCCTGCGCTCACAGCTGGTCACCCTCCTTGACAGGGGGGTTTGCTACTCTGAGAGCCAGTCG AGTGCAAGTCAGCCTCGTCTGTCCCACGCAGAGATGTTGGAGGATTATCCCCACTACCCAGATATCCATGATCTGGACCTCACATTGCTGAACCCTCGTATGATAGTG gATGTCACCCCATACATGAACCCATCACCCTTTACTGTCTCTCCAAATACTCATGTGTCACAAGTCTTCAACCTGTTCAGGACAATGGGACTCAGGCATTTACCAGTTGTGAATGCAGTTGGAGAG GTTGTTGGGATAATCACTCGGCACAACCTGACGCACGAATTCCTGCAGGCCAGGCTGAGGCAGCACTATCAGACCATTTGA
- the CLCN6 gene encoding H(+)/Cl(-) exchange transporter 6 isoform X2, whose protein sequence is MDNKKAQRYEAVKWVLVFAIGVCTGLVGLFVDFFVRLFTQLKFQVVQSSVEECTEKGCLALSLLELLGFNLTFVFLASLLVLIQPVAAGSGIPEIKCYLNGVKVPGVVRLRTVVCKAAGVLFSVAGGLFVGKEGPMIHSGAVVGAGLPQFQSISLRKIQFNFPYFCSDRDKRDFVSAGAAAGVAAAFGAPIGGTLFSLEEGSSFWNQGLTWKVLFCSMAATFTLNFFRSGIQFGSWGSFQLPGLLNFGEFKCSESDKKCHLWTAVDLGFFILMGIVGGLLGATFNCLNKRLAKYRMRNVHPKPKLVRVLESLLVSLTTTVMVFVASMVLGECRQISSSRHGGNDTLSLQDISEDVNSSIKTFFCPNETYNDMATLFFNPQESAILQLFHQDGTFSPVTLSLFFLLYFLLSCWTYGISVPSGLFVPSLLCGAAFGRLVANLLKSYIGLDHIYSGTFALIGAAAFLGGVVRMTISLTVILIESTNEITYGLPIMITLMVAKWTGDFFNKGIYDIHVNLRGVPLLEWETGMEMDKLQASDIMEPNLTYVYPHTRIQSLVSILRTTVHHAFPVVTENRGNEREFMKGNQLISNNIKFKKSSILTRAGEQRKRSQSMKSYPSSELRNMCDEHIATEEPPEKEDLLQQMLERRYTPYPNLYPDQSPSEEWTMEERFRPLTFHGLILRSQLVTLLDRGVCYSESQSSASQPRLSHAEMLEDYPHYPDIHDLDLTLLNPRMIVDVTPYMNPSPFTVSPNTHVSQVFNLFRTMGLRHLPVVNAVGEVVGIITRHNLTHEFLQARLRQHYQTI, encoded by the exons ATGGACAACAAG AAAGCCCAGAGATACGAAGCAGTGAAGTGGGTGCTGGTGTTTGCTATTGGAGTCTGTACAGGACTG GTGGGCCTCTTTGTAGATTTCTTCGTGAGACTCTTTACCCAGCTCAAGTTTCAGGTGGTACAAAGCT CGGTGGAGGAGTGCACTGAGAAAGGCTGCCTTGCCTTGTCCCTGTTGGAGCTGCTGGGGTTCAACCTGACCTTTGTTTTCCTTGCCAGTCTTCTGGTCCTGATCCAA CCTGTAGCAGCTGGGTCAGGAATTCCTGAAATTAAGTGCTACCTCAATGGAGTGAAGGTTCCCGGGGTTGTGCGCCTGCGGACCGTGGTGTGCAAAGCTGCAGGAGTGCTCTTCAGCGTGGCAGGAG GTCTTTTTGTCGGGAAGGAGGGGCCCATGATTCACAGTGGTGCTGTTGTGGGTGCAGGCTTGCCACAG TTCCAGAGCATCTCTTTGAGGAAGATCCAATTTAACTTTCCCTATTTCTGCAGTGACAG GGATAAAAGGGATTTTGTATccgctggagcagctgcaggggttgcagctgcctttggagcACCAATTGGAGGCACTCTTTTTAGTTTGGAAGAAGGTTCCTCCTTCTGGAACCAGGGACTTACATGGAAAGTG CTTTTCTGTTCCATGGCTGCCACTTTCACCTTGAATTTTTTCCGCTCTGGGATTCAGTTTGGAAGCTGGGGGTCTttccagctccctgggctgctgaacTTCGGAGAGTTTAAG TGCTCTGAGTCTGATAAGAAATGCCACCTCTGGACAGCTGTGGACCTGGGCTTCTTCATTCTGATGGGGATTGTAGGAGGCCTTCTTGGAGCCACCTTTAACTGCCTGAACAAGAGGCTTGCCAAGTACCGCATGCGCAATGTGCACCCCAAGCCAAAGCTGGTCAG AGTCTTGGAGAGCTTGCTTGTGTCATTGACCACCACTGTCATGGTCTTTGTGGCCTCCATGGTTCTGGGGGAATGCCGGCAGATATCTTCCAGCAGGCACGGTGGCAATGACACCCTGAGCCTGCAG GATATATCAGAGGATGTCAATTCAAGcatcaaaacatttttttgccCAAATGAAACCTACAATGACATGGCCACGCTCTTCTTCAACCCTCAGGAGTCAGCtatcctgcagctcttccaccAGGATG GTACTTTCAGCCCAGTCACCCTATCCCTGTTCTTCCTTCTCTATTTCTTACTCTCCTGCTGGACATATGGGATCTCTGTGCCCAGTGGTCTGTTTGTGCCATCACTGCTTTGTGGGGCTGCCTTCGGACGCCTGGTCGCCAACCTCCTCAAAAG TTACATTGGTCTGGATCACATCTACTCAGGAACCTTTGCACTGATTGGGGCAGCAGCATTCCTGGGAGGAGTGGTGCGCATGACCATCAGCCTGACTGTCATCCTCATTGAGTCCACCAATGAGATCACCTATGGGCTCCCCATAATGATCACCCTCATG GTAGCCAAGTGGACAGGAGACTTTTTCAACAAAGGCATCTATGACATCCATGTGAACTTGAGAGGAGTGCCTCTTCTGGAGTGGGAAACCGGGATGGAAATGGATAA GCTACAAGCCAGTGACATCATGGAGCCCAACCTGACGTACGTGTACCCCCACACCCGGATCCAGTCCCTTGTCAGCATCCTGCGCACCACTGTCCACCACGCCTTCCCTGTGGTGACAGAGAACAGGGGCAACGAGAGGGAGTTCATGAAGGGAAATCAGCTGATCAGTAACAACATCAAATTCAAG AAATCCAGCATCCTCACCCGGGCTGGAGAGCAGCGCAAGCGGAGCCAGTCCATGAAGTCGTACCCTTCGAGTGAGCTGCGTAACATGTGTGACGAGCACATAGCAACTGAGGAGCCTCCTGAAAAAGAGGATCTGCTGCAACAGATGCTGGAGAGAAG ATACACTCCTTACCCCAATCTGTACCCTGACCAGTCTCCCAGTGAGGAGTGGACCATGGAGGAACGCTTCAGACCCCTGACCTTCCATGGCTTGATCCTGCGCTCACAGCTGGTCACCCTCCTTGACAGGGGGGTTTGCTACTCTGAGAGCCAGTCG AGTGCAAGTCAGCCTCGTCTGTCCCACGCAGAGATGTTGGAGGATTATCCCCACTACCCAGATATCCATGATCTGGACCTCACATTGCTGAACCCTCGTATGATAGTG gATGTCACCCCATACATGAACCCATCACCCTTTACTGTCTCTCCAAATACTCATGTGTCACAAGTCTTCAACCTGTTCAGGACAATGGGACTCAGGCATTTACCAGTTGTGAATGCAGTTGGAGAG GTTGTTGGGATAATCACTCGGCACAACCTGACGCACGAATTCCTGCAGGCCAGGCTGAGGCAGCACTATCAGACCATTTGA